CGGAAATTAACGACCAAGTCAGGCCGCCAGGCCACGGAATGTACATACCAAAGAAAAAATCTGGAATCTAATGTGCAATTAACATTGGACCGACTTAAAGTTGCTTCGGCCAATCATTCGCATATTATTTGGTCTCACTTTCATACTCTGAAAATGAACCGGCTGACACGGAGTCAAGATTTGACCATGAACATAAAAATTTCAGTTACTAATTGAGATCAGCAGATATATAGTAGTATTACAGCACAGAatgaaacaacaacaacaacaattgaccaaataattaattaaatgcacATGGAAACGACAACGAAGGAAGGTACGAGGATGTTGCATATGTTTGCCTATCTCTTAGTTAAATTAGACTTGACGGCCATGTATGTTACGCAATAGTTTGGTCAATGAAACTAATCACCGTTCTTTAATTTACTAAATTTGCCTAACTGAAATTACGTTTACCGGTTAATAATTTATTCAACTATTTTCCGGACTTTAAATGCGCGTCTATATGAAACTTTTTTAGTATTTAATACCttaattatcttaattattatttttataaaaattgaatgtttatttgaCTTTTATTTCTATCTTGTACTATAATTCACAATGTCCTCTTTTTAAAATACATCATTTATcaactaagtttttttttttttttaagttatatGTATAGTACAAAGAGAACTCATTTTTCAGTCAATGACATTGTGATTTAGTGTCACGAAGTGTctctcaaatgggaggtcatgggttcgaccTCCAGTAAAAACaatattgactatttgtgtTTCAGCAGGCTAAGAACAAAATTATAATAGGTGGAAATGACAAAGTAATAGAAGAAGTAAATGGTCATTGATCACTCAGGGTGAGCTAAGAACAATGTGTAtttagtttaatataatttcaattgCAATCATGTACCTTGTATTTATAAACTAAGATGACATTTAACAATTACAAGAGAGCTAATGAGTTAAGGATGTATGTACAAATATGAATTTTCTTGTAATTACGGTTGGCAACGAGAATATAGAATAGTTGTAACAAACTCCACTCATCTTTCAATGTTAATAATTGCGTAGGGTGAGCTTCCCAAGTGTCGTTGGGTTTGGCATTATGCCAACCTTCTGAAGTGCACTCCATGGCTTCTAAGACATTTTGTCCTACTTTACCCATGcttaaatgtttgattaattagtttgcTACGTTGttgtaacaatttattgtttcaaaatgttaaaatgaaaaaaaaaattactttgagtAGTTTTTTCGATTATCTTTTTGataaagtcattttacatgtaatcagctatcagttaacatttaatttaccaaacatctctctacaatcagctaatactatcaattaatcaaactcactaactcaatcatGTGACATCTATAAGCTAACAAGTATTTACTAAACACCCTCAAAATTTCCGGTAAACAATTATATCTAAATAGCAATTCCTTGTTGAACTAAACGTCATTTATTAATCTTTATGAAAGACGTACACCTTATTAGTATTCTAAATTTGTTAGAATTATCCTTAAAACCACAATATTGCTTAATCAAGATACGTAAGTATCATAATATTGATTTCCACAAATTCGTAATCCTTATCTTCACGTAtcaaaaacttattattttagttGCTATTTAATTAGATCAAATGTTCATCCAATTCACACGACCAAGTTAAATTTGAGATGATATTCCCTTATCTTAgaatttagaatttaaaaatttactattTGTTGGGCGGATGCATGATGGTCAAATACAACATTTCGTCATCGAAACATGGTGTTGACTGTTatgaaaatataagaaaataaatgtaGGCATTTATTACTAACTACAatttttggtgtagtggtaaaTGCTTGATCTAACAATTAATATTGGAGCAAGTCACTAATGGTAGGTGCATTAAAACGTTTGAAAGCTATGGATGAGAACTATTATATTGTATTGGAGTTCATCAAATATAACTGTGGGaatcaagagtatatatacaagagaatcacaACTAAACTAGAACAGAGAATCATAACTAAACTAgaactgagacttatagtatgactctattatgtagagtcctaatactccccctcaagcggatggTACGGAAGTAACCTAAAGCTTGTCTCGTAAAAAGCAGAACCGGGGACCTGcgagtgacttggtgaaaatatcagctagctgatccttaGTAGAGATAAAATTCACCTGAATGTCTCCTGCAGCCACTCTGTCcctcacaaagtgataatcaatctcgacatgctttgtgcgagcatgaaaaataggattggcacacatataagtagctccaagattgtcacaccaaagtttgggcactggaagaggtgaaattcctatttctcgcAGCAAAGAGAGAATCCACAGAACCTCAGCACATACATCTGCAAGAGCTTTGTACTTCGCTTCAGTAGAAGATCTAGCAACAGTCctctgtttcttgcacacccaggacactagattggttccaagaaacacagcatgcccactagtagactttctatccgtaggacagccagcccagtcagaatctgAGAACGCATGAAGTTCACCTGAATTGGACTTCCGCAAACGCAAACCCAAATCCAGAGTACCTTTGACGTACCTTAAAACACGTTTCAGTTGCTCCCAGTGAGCagtggttggagcatgcatgtgctgacaaagcAGATTAACGGCAAAGGACAAATCTGGCCTTGTGACAGTCAGGTACTGCAGCGCACCTGCAATGCTTCGGTATTGCGTGGGATCATCATATGGATCTGTACAGGTAGAGATTGTCCTTGAGGTCGTAGTAGGTGTAGACACAGGtttgcagtctgtcataccagcCTATTTAAGTATGTCAGTCATATACCTACGCTGAGAAAGCAACACTCCATCTGCACACTTGACTGTTTCAATCCCAATGAAGAAACCAGGCTCACCAACAATAAGCCGAGCACGCCCGAGATACTCTGCCATCGACGAATCTCCTTGCCGAAGACCATGGAGTTGGCTGAGCAAGTGAAGTTGGCGGGATTGGGAGGCGGAAGCTAGAgactgctcaatggcatcccNAGCCGACGGCGATGGAGAGCACCTCCTCGGACAGCGAAGAAACAAGGAGAGATAGCAACCCTTGATCACGGCGAGACCACGCAACAAACGCCGGATTCCGAACgcgggcagcagcagcggacgTTGTAGCAGCAGACACGGCAGGGAGGAACTCCTTCGGGTAAGgacacgatccatcaacaagatcaatgagatcatggccacgtaggagaacctgagtacgccaaaacaaaaaattgcggtggttgagtttgatgctaatgtagtgatgagcagacgagagcgacgacacgggagcaggcgccgcagaactcacagcaacatctgaaaTGGTCCGTTCAGAGGCAGAACCGTCATTCGCAGCCATGGGAACAAGGATgaaaccctagcgactgataccagatgagaactatTATATTGTATTGGAGTTCATCAAATATAACTGTGGGaatcaagagtatatatacaagagaatcacaACTAAACTAGAACAGAGAATCATAACTAAACTAgaactgagacttatagtatgactctattatgtagagtccaaATACTATGTATGTTGTGTAATTGAGACTGACAAGTGCGCGGCATCGAAATGtgaagttattagttattatgcAAATATCTAACATTAAGTCTCGACAAGCTTAACGAACCGCACACGTCACATAAGTTAATTGTTCATGCACTCAAATTGGCTAAGGAGAAGAACCAACCATGGACAAGGATAGCCTGGCCTGCTCGCCCTTACACATAAAAAGTGATGGATTAAAGCAAATaacttgtgaaaatatttttttcaatcatTCAGTTATGTAACTTTAATCGGTTCATTCGTTTGTCTCCGTGTTTCATTTGTTACAAAATACCCCTTAGCTTCATTAaaagaattatgattttcatCTATTGAGTAATGGAATCATGAATATAATCTCCATTAAAAGTTTATGAATTCAATGATTAATTAATAGGTGTTTTTGGTAAAAATCATATAGGGATGTATTTTTTCTAATGAacatttacaatttcataactttaattttcttctaaATACTGTCTACTAAACCACTAAGCTAAAGtacatttataatttcataattgAAGAGACAGACTGTAActtctgttttttaatttttgtacaattcaaaatatatatattcttcaaggattaaaataaataaataaatgaaaactaAATTGTATACTTAAAAGAGTAATAATACATAATTCATAGAATGTTTTTACGGGATGAAGAATTGGTCAAAATTATTGTAGTTTAGGAACTCCGATCTCAAGTATTCACACGAAGGATCTATTTCCATTTCTGATAGTGACAGAATTCAACACACTTGAACCAACAAAATACCATCATTGTTATGCCTCCGATGTGGAAATATTTAAGTGAATTTGTACTCCcattatcttttatttatttttaaatctacAACCACTATTTGAAGGTGTACACAGGTAAACTCCACCAATCCTAATCGACACAAAACTGACTCAAATTAAAAATGCTTATTAATTGACAGTTGAATCTGATgtcttataattatatattaccaAACTAACAGTTCGACCAACTTGACTATGGTTGCATCTATCTccaattattcttaattaattcaCATTCacattatttataaaaagaaagaaaaaaaagtccAAACGCGTCTCTTAAGTCTTAACATGATAATCCACCGCGCACCTCCTCTAATCTCTCCTGTGGCTGTGGGGACCCCTTGAATGTCCTCCGAAGCTCCATTTCTCCACCCTCAAATACTCCCCATCTCTCCTCTGTCCCTCAGCCCAGATCAGAAAACACCGCATTTCGATCGCCAACGTTGTACACCCGCCAAAAACAATCCACCTTGGCCTACGACGCAATCGAATACATGGTTTTTGCTTAAATCCATCATGGGTTGTCTCCCGGAGATTAGTTCGCGAGTTCATGATCACCGCGCCGAGGCCAAGAATGACGACCAATTGGGTATTCTCGCCTTCGAAGCCGCCAAAACGATGTCGCGCTTACTCTCCCTCTACAAATCCCTCTCCAATAACCACCTCGCAGTGCTCAAGAAGGAAATGAAGTCCCAGGGGGTCGCGTTTTTGAACTCCGAAGACGATAATTTGCTTTTCAGCCTCGCCTGCGCCGAGCGGCTTGAGGAGCTCGACAAGATCACCACCGGCGTGGCGCGGCTGAGCCGCCGCTGCCACGATTATGAGCTCAGCCGGTTCGACCTCGTTTACACCGACCTTAAACTCGGGGTCGTTGAATTTGGGCGGTTAGAGTACGGGTCGAGGGACGTCCAGAAGAAGGTGGAGAAGATGGAGAAATTGGTCTCCGCGACGGCGGAATTATACGCCGCCCTGGAAGTTCAGGCGGAGATTGAAATTTGCGAGAGAAAGACGAAGGATTGGAAGGGAAGGGCAAATTTGGAAATATTCGCCCAACGGGTTAAGTACCAGCGCAAGCTTGTCCATCATTACAAAGAGATTTCTTTGTGGACAAAAACGTTTGATATCTGCGTCGGGCTCATGGCCCGAATCGTATGCATAATCTACGCCCGGATATGTTCGGTCTTCGGGCCGTTTTTTCCCATTTTGCCCTCCTTCCCCTTACGCAAAACTCCCTCTCCGGATATCCGGCCCGATTATTGCTTGATTGAACCTATAAAGGAAAAAATCACTTCCCATTCCGGCCCACTTACGTCAAAGGCGGAGCCCATTTCCGTTCGGTTTTATAGTCGAAAATCGGTCTTTTTCTTTCGGGGAGAAGACCCGTTCGGAGAGTCTAAGAAAGACAGAATTCTCCACGCCGCCGGCCCAACAACCGTGGGCGGGTCGGGCCTAGCATTACGCTACGCAAACGTCATCCTATCCGTAGAAAAATACCTAGACCCGACAATATCAATGGACGAAGATTCCCGCGCGTCGCTCTACCAAATGTTGCCGGAGAATCTAAAATCCTCGGTGAAATCGAAGCTGAGAAAGAGCATGAGGTGCCGCGACGACGACTCGTCGTTGGCGGTGGGGTGGAGGGACGCGCTGGGCCACATCATGGGGTGGCTAGCGCCGATGGCGCACAACACCATTACGTGGCAGATGGAGAGGAAATTCGAGAAGATGAGATTCGACACGAAACCGACAGTTCTGTCGTGGCAGACACTGCATTTCTCGGACAAGGAAAAAACCGAAGCCGCCATTGCCGAGGTTTTGGTTGGGTTGAGTTACATTTGTAGGTATGAGAAATGCTAATAGCGCGCGGAAAGACAAATACTTGCTAGTTAGGATTGGGAATTAGTTggaatatttcaattaaaacaCACATCTCACCATTGTTACTATTCTTTGATTGATtgaattcatttaatttttgtttggaAGGGATTAGGTTTAActttttgaattgaaatatGTTTAAAAACATATATGTGTGTTGGTATAATCAATTACAAAGATAAATTAtataggaaaatgatatatgtactcTAAGGGAGTAAAACTCTCGCCACATGTGTCTTGATTTTATTGGAGAAAGATGAAAAGATAGTAATAAAAAATGTGGCCtacattatttgaatgaatGAAATAGTGACATGTAAGTAGGGAGTATAAAATGGAGTAGAATGTGAAAGTATGTGtagtattactcaattatattgtgtttacttttagtttatttatacttacaaattgtttttaattatacttttcttctttaattttatcctcTGTACTGTAAATATTTTCAGtaagtaattaaatatgataactaacttgtatattatattatgattgaTTTCTTCTACACTAATAAATTCTTTTAGATTTTACAATTActcctgtttttttttaatgttttagttATTTCTATTatcttataaataaaaaatgcatatttAATACACTTTTGCATTGGCCTTTTAAGTCTATTTTAATTACTTTCCTAGCTACTTTAGACTTTGAAGTGATTTATGttgattttgtattatatatatgatttcgTTTGAAGTAGctgatgcatttttttttaatgtttttgttgatTAAGGTGGCACATTGGGAAGACAATTGTTACAACACTCTTTGATAAGTCTAACATCGGTGCTTCGAATGATTTTCATCGTATAGGCAACCCAATGCAtgcaaaagcaaaacaaaagagTTTGAAGTCACAATTCTTGGCCAAGATGGCTACTGCTCAATGGTTTGGTCATATCTGAATGTAAAAATGTCTAATTATTGTGATTCTAAAAGCTTGAAAAGCCAAATCAAAGATTTAACAACTTTTATGAATACCACGAagcttaattttaaattttcaacgTTATAGAAgtcaaaataagttataaatcaAAGTTGTAGCATAGACAACTCTCTAGCATGTTGCAATGGTAATCAACTCAAATTAggtaataaaatatttcatcaaGTTACACATCCAATGCACAAAAGCAATCATGATACGGTGAATTAAGAgagaaattagaaaaataaaaaataattgtagaagtgtataaaaacaattatgattaaatagtaatattaaaggtttacaaattttgaaaaacatCTATTGTTATATACCATGTTTGGTTCTTTGGAACTACTTTGGGtaaatcaaaatattcaaaCCATTTGGATTGGTCTCTCGAAAAAGCAACATACAATTGTTTGTGACTGACTCTTGTTAATCGTCATTGCATAAGTGACAAATAGAGGGAATTGTcttctttaaaatttaaaaggcgGTCTCAAGTCTAACGAAGATAATGATATTTTTggaatcaaaactttataaCTTGCACTACTTCCGGATAATACCTTtgcttttaaaatataatttacaagTTTAGTAATGAGCATCCTTGTGCCGTTACACGAACCAATTGAGTGGTCAATATTTCTCAATAATATAACCGGAGTACCTACTTTCAACCTTAGTTCATGATTAGGCACACCAAAACACCTAATCCCATTTAGAAATTTAGGCATGTGCGCATCAGCTAATAGATCAACATTAATTAGAATAAGATTTGCATGcggctcaaatatatatattcattgataGAGTCAACCACATCAAGTGTTGGTGCTAGTATTGCACTCTTTTCCAAGTATATTGGGTCATCAAAAATTATGGAGTATGATGCATGTATAGGGGATATGCAGAACATATCAATGATTTTACATCCATCTGTTTGTCCTTGATTTTTTCCATCTCCTATATTCGCAATCCATTTTTTATCAAacatagcactttaccgtacttCCACAAGTAAAATGCATTTATTATTGCATTAATGATATCATGTATACTTTCTTTTGTGATAACTGGCAAAATTATCTAAAGTCTCTGCCGAATACAACAATTTTCCCTTCGAAAGGCATTTCTAAACTGTGTAGGTTGCTAAAACGCAATACATCACACATGTTTATATCTAGTGTTTCAAAGATGTATCATTCATGCTTTACCCCAAATTATATGTTTGCACTTAATAATGAGTTCTGGAATTTGGCTATCTTGTTTGATGTtacatgtttaattattatttggatTTAAGAGAATTGCAAACCTTGAATGTGTAGTTTCTTCCTTCGGACAATAGTAGAGAAACTATATCACTTGAACTAATGTTAAGAATTATTTCTCCATGTGACCTCAATGTTGTTGACAGAGTTCTCCAAACAAATGTCTTTCAAGTTCCTCCATAATAGTTGAGGAAAAGAAAACTCCTCCTTGATTTGATTTTACATCACTTATTATTGTACACATCATGTTAAACAATGTAAGTTACAAAGGTATTATCATAGTAGAACTAATAATATCAAACAGTGaatgaaatattaaattaaatggataaatttatacattatattggtAGTCCAATATGTAACGTTGTTTATACAAGGGGTGATTCGCTACAAACGTGCaaacaaaatgaataaaataaggCAAGCGaatgaaataaaatacaataaataaatgaataaatacaaATCCCAATGAAATaaacctaaaaaaatatttatttacataagattattacaattatcttggacaaaaaaaaaaaaaaaaaaaaaaaaaaaaaNNNNNNNNNNNNNNNNNNNNNNNNNNNNNNNNNNNNNNNNNNNNNNNNNNNNNNNNNNNNNNNNNNNNNNNNNNNNNNNNNNNNNNNNNNNNNNNNNNNNNNNNNNNNNNNNNNNNNNNNNNNNNNNNNNNNNNNNNNNNNNNNNNNNNNNNNNNNNNNNNNNNNNNNNNNNNNNNNNNNNNNNNNNNNttggaaaaaaaaaaaaaaaaaaaaaaaaaaaaacaaagatcaTCTCAATCCTTAAACCCTAACACCTTGTACAGTCGAATCAACCATACACTTATTGTCCAAGCAGATACAATGAAAAATGAGGAATTAtggtaaggtaaaaaaaaacttgaaatgtATGATTTATATTAGTCTTTTCTATGTGCGATGCGCAAAAACATAtgtccaatatttatattttaaaaaataactaaccaattcttactaattaaaatctaaatgaaaaaaaattgtttgttaTATTAgttcaatatataatgtctacaaatattattatcattaaagaatataagaaaagatatggtggatgcatgtgcatggtaaagttaatagaaaatataacagaagttataacagtaagatttttgtccaaaaaattgtatagtacaattctaaaaacacaatgtacaaaatgattagcactaaaaacatgaacataaattagcgatataactttgattgagacttattatgtttttagatattagTTGTCTCGaaatcaattagatacaaattatattaagaaaattattttaaaatggcCTCATAATTATAGTAAATTAATGCcgaaaaaaattatgatttatttataattataataatattatactctaagtatatatacactaatgCCAATGATACCTTTctgacgaaaagtgagtataacaaatacttagggacgaaatctacaattatcctataacttagGAACTAAAAGGAAAATTCTCTCAAAATGAAAATTCGACTAATTAATATGGAAAATTCTTCCATgcgttattttaattttctttatgtTGTTTCGATTGTCAAATGTTCACTCTATTACTAAGAAAAGTAATAATGTTAAAACTATAGCTACCAAAATATTTTCCAGTCCGGTCAAGTTTCTTTGGATTGACCTGCCACTGCACCTTCATCATTGATTCATTAGATTATCTCCATTTGTTAACAAATGAATTTTAAGGAAATAAGAATAGTATTctaaattcattccgtgcaacgcataTCGAATGCGCGTACAAGTGTacaacacatacatatataatctaTCCTCTCCTTTGGTTATTCATTGTATTGCTTAAGAAAGTTGATTGATCAATGGGGATTGATTCATCATCTATTCTGCGGAAAATGAAGGATAAGGTGGTAGAGATGGCTAAGAATGCAGAAAAAACTGGGAGGGACGACCCAAGAAGAATCGTGCATTCAGCTAAAGTGGGAGTAGTTCTTACACGCACTCAACTCTTTGTTCTACTATTACGAATTTACAATCCTCTCTATGAAGGGTTTGAGCAATCTAAAATCTGGGCTCTTTTGACTGTCATGGGCCCATGGCCGTCTTCGAATTCACTGTTGGTCAGTTTCATTGTTGTTTCAACCTTCATTCCTATATGCTTCAGAAACAAACACATTATAATTCTTTGTTTTTGAATTTACCCTTTAATTTATCTTAGGTGCCGCCTTATCCAAAGGCCTGAACAGGGCTTCTGCTACTCTATTAGCAGCTGCCATGGGTGTTGGAGCTAAGTATTTGGGTGACATTTCTGGCTACAAAGTCGAACTTGTCTTGGAATCCTTGTTTTCATATATCCTAGGTACTGTCTTGATCTCAAAACTTATtcatccaaatattcttaaaatattataacaaatccatacTGTGCAACACATGACGAACGCACGTCGAACACACGGAAAACCACGTACGTTGTGAAAATACTAATTTGGTCAAAGTAAAAAAAGGCATATATAATTGAAGAAATTTGGAGAAGGGCGGGTGACTCACAGTGACATAAATGCCCTGGAAAATGGCACAAGTCTTGTATCTCTGTGCAGCTAGCTACTTCAACATAAACGATGATGAGGCGACATTGTTAAGCTTTTAAGAGCAAGATTAATCAGCCATGCACAAGAATATGCTTGGAATCTAGCCAGGCTTTGAAAGCTATATCATTAGCCATGAAAACCATGGACCATCCGTCGCCGACAATCCAAGACCACCTATGAAACTCCAGAGCCGCCATTGATTATCTCGAAGTCCTGTTCCGAAGCTCGTCGTTGTTAACGGAGCAGCTCTTCGACATCATACCGTGCGCTGCGATTACATCTATACTGATCAACATCGTTGACTGCGTggtgatggatttaattaacctgGGTTGTCCGAATTATTAAACCTGATAATAATAGGAATGCTACCGAAGGATGATTTGATCGAAAATACGAGGAATATATGTCGCGGAGACAAATCTTGTATTAATATAGGATTGTAGGAGGATTACAAGGAGTTGTAATGATAGAACCTGTGATTAGTTGTCCTAAACAAGATAATTAAGTGGatatttatactaataaatCTCCTAATCGCCCCCTTTAAAAGGAGGGGACGGTTGTAACCGCCTTGGACCGAGTCCACGCGTAAGGCCGACGTCGCCCACGCTGAGGCTGCCCATGCTGAGGCCAAGGCCGCCCACGCCGAGATTGCCCAAGTCGAGGTCGAGGTAGCCCACGCCGAGGTCGCCAATGCCAAGGCCGATGCTGCCACGTCGAGGTCACCCAAGTCGAGGTCGCCCAGGCCAAGGCCACTAAGCTAGCAGGGATGTCATGAACAAACAGTGATGTTTGAAAGGGGAGAGACAATAGGGGCGGTGTTGGGATCCCTTCCATGGCTTTCCAAGTACGGAGTATATGATACTCATTTGCTTTCCTCCACTACCACCCACGTGCCCCATGTCTTGCACCCAGGACAGTCAAAATGGGTCAGGTTCGACCCGACCCGTTTTAAACGGGTTGAAGTTTTATAGCCCGACCCGTGATCTGACGGGCTAAATGGGGtcaattgtgaacatggacttggGCAGCAGTCGCATGATAAGCATATTTTATACCATgatttaaataagattttataggttaattttactatttatattttatatttaattatatttagtatattttagTTATATTAGGATTAGAGTACttagttaattaaatttaagtatAATTAAGCTTAGTAGTTATATTAACTTAAATAATTAAGTTAGGTGGGTCCAACATGGTGATTAACATAATCTTAGTCAAAT
This region of Ipomoea triloba cultivar NCNSP0323 chromosome 15, ASM357664v1 genomic DNA includes:
- the LOC116006874 gene encoding uncharacterized protein LOC116006874, which produces MAEYLGRARLIVGEPGFFIGIETVKCADGVLLSQHCKPVSTPTTTSRTISTCTDPYDDPTQYRSIAGALQYLTVTRPDLSFAVNLLCQHMHAPTTAHWEQLKRVLRYVKGTLDLGLRLRKSNSVSWVCKKQRTVARSSTEAKYKALADVCAEVPGSAFYETSFRLLPYHPLEGEY
- the LOC116007526 gene encoding uncharacterized protein LOC116007526, whose protein sequence is MSSEAPFLHPQILPISPLSLSPDQKTPHFDRQRCTPAKNNPPWPTTQSNTWFLLKSIMGCLPEISSRVHDHRAEAKNDDQLGILAFEAAKTMSRLLSLYKSLSNNHLAVLKKEMKSQGVAFLNSEDDNLLFSLACAERLEELDKITTGVARLSRRCHDYELSRFDLVYTDLKLGVVEFGRLEYGSRDVQKKVEKMEKLVSATAELYAALEVQAEIEICERKTKDWKGRANLEIFAQRVKYQRKLVHHYKEISLWTKTFDICVGLMARIVCIIYARICSVFGPFFPILPSFPLRKTPSPDIRPDYCLIEPIKEKITSHSGPLTSKAEPISVRFYSRKSVFFFRGEDPFGESKKDRILHAAGPTTVGGSGLALRYANVILSVEKYLDPTISMDEDSRASLYQMLPENLKSSVKSKLRKSMRCRDDDSSLAVGWRDALGHIMGWLAPMAHNTITWQMERKFEKMRFDTKPTVLSWQTLHFSDKEKTEAAIAEVLVGLSYICRWHIGKTIVTTLFDKSNIGASNDFHRIGNPMHAKAKQKSLKSQFLAKMATAQWFGHI